CCGTCTTCGGCGACCAAGTGGCCTTCTTCAATCTTCAGGCCGTTGTAGGTACCGTTGGCCGAGTGGTGAAACTGGCTCGAGGAAAACACCGACAGGCCTTTGCTGGGCTGGTAGGCAATAATGGGCAGCGGCAGGGTAACGTGGGTGCCGGTGTGCTCGTTGCCCAACGTGGCGAAGTGCCATTCGTGCTCGTCGGCAACGTGCTCCATGATTACTTTGCCTGGGTCGAAATTTTCCGACTGGGCGGCTTCAACAGCACCCGTTTCGTGCTGAACTGCAAATGAAGGCAGTGTGAAGAAAAAACAGAGGGCGAGCAGTAAATGCTTCATTAAGGCTGACTTAGGGACGGCAGCGGCGGAAGGAGCGCGCGAGCCGTTTACCCTTATTTTGAAAACGGGCGCAAGTTACTAAGGATAGCCCAGATTTCAAATCCAGCATACAAAAAGTACAGGATGAAGAAGGCAATGAGCAAGCTTATAGTGCCCTGGTTATGCACCCCGCCGGCCCGGTATAAGTAGATGCCCAGCACCAGGATTGACCCCAGGAAACGCAGCACCACGCCGCCGAAATACGCGGCGATGAAATAGTCCTGCTTTACGGCCGTGACGCGGGCGGTGAGGTAATATGTGCCGCCCGTGAGCACGGCCAACAGCAGCAGAACCCGCGCCGAATACGGGTGAATAATGTGGGGGCCAAATTGGGCGCTTAGCAGGTAGATGATGGCGGCCAGCGCCAGGGTGAACGCAGCCAGGTACAGCAGGAAACGGGGCATCGAAAATTATTTCGTGAGGGAGCGGATGACTTGGTAAAGCGCCACAAACAACCCCAGCACCATCAGGCCCACTGTGTAGTACGGGGTGGTATTATGAAAATGGCCGTCGAGCCAGGTGCCGGCCCAGGCACTGAGCCCGATAATGGCCAGCATGGTAAAGGCAATGCCGGAATACTTGGCCACATTACTGGCCTGGTCGGC
This region of Hymenobacter sedentarius genomic DNA includes:
- a CDS encoding AtpZ/AtpI family protein; the encoded protein is MASEPTKPETPADQASNVAKYSGIAFTMLAIIGLSAWAGTWLDGHFHNTTPYYTVGLMVLGLFVALYQVIRSLTK